In the Streptomyces sp. f51 genome, one interval contains:
- a CDS encoding DUF1203 domain-containing protein, with protein MTTYTARPIGAAALKELRDTDDAGRRPVPLTDEEGGSPLRCCLRRAEPGERVALVSYAPLRRWARETGADPGPYDETGPVFVHADHCAGPAAPDTLPFTNARRAVRRYSAAGHILGGRLAETPAALGEALTEAFADPEVALVHVRAVEYGCFLYEVRRGSGLR; from the coding sequence ATGACGACGTACACGGCACGGCCCATCGGCGCGGCCGCCCTGAAGGAGCTCCGCGACACCGACGACGCGGGCCGCCGGCCGGTCCCGCTGACCGACGAGGAGGGCGGGTCCCCGCTGCGCTGCTGTCTGCGCCGCGCCGAGCCCGGGGAGCGTGTCGCCCTGGTCTCCTACGCCCCGCTGCGCCGCTGGGCGCGGGAGACGGGGGCCGATCCCGGCCCGTACGACGAGACCGGGCCGGTCTTCGTCCACGCGGACCACTGCGCGGGTCCGGCCGCCCCGGACACCCTGCCGTTCACGAACGCCCGTCGCGCGGTCCGCCGCTACTCGGCCGCGGGGCACATCCTGGGCGGGCGACTGGCCGAGACACCGGCCGCGTTGGGCGAGGCCCTCACGGAGGCGTTCGCCGATCCCGAGGTGGCGCTGGTCCATGTGCGGGCGGTGGAGTACGGCTGCTTCCTGTACGAGGTGCGCCGGGGCTCCGGGCTCCGGTAA
- the pepN gene encoding aminopeptidase N: MPGTNLTREEAQQRAKLLTVDSYEVDLDLSGAQEGGTYRSVTTVRFDSAETGAESFIDLVAPAVHEVTLNGDPLDPAAVFKDSRIALPGLLEGRNVVRVVADCAYTNTGEGLHRFVDPVDEQAYLYTQFEVPDARRVFASFEQPDLKATFQFTVKAPTGWTVISNSPTPEPKDDVWVFEPTPRISTYITALIVGPYHSVHSVYEKDGQSVPLGIYCRPSLAEFLDSDAIFEVTRQGFDWFQEKFDYAYPFTKYDQLFVPEFNAGAMENAGAVTIRDQYVFRSKVTDAAYELRAETILHELAHMWFGDLVTMEWWNDLWLNESFATYTSIACQAYHPDSRWPHSWTTFANSMKTWAYRQDQLPSTHPIMAEIRDLDDVLVNFDGITYAKGASVLKQLVAYVGMDEFFRGVQAYFKAHAFGNTRLSDLLGALEETSGRDLGTWSQKWLQTAGINILRPEIETDAHGVITSFAVRQEAPALPAGAQGEPTLRPHRIAVGLYDLDADSGKLVRDERIELDVDGELTTVAQLVGKRRPAVILLNDDDLSYAKVRLDEDSLAFVTEHLGDFASSLPRALCWASAWDMTRDAELAARDYLALVLSGIGKESDIGVVQSLHRQVKLAIELYADPTAREALLTRWTDATLAHLHAAEAGGDHQLAWARAFALTARTPDQLDLLEALLEGRETIEGLAVDTELRWAFVQRLAAVGRFDEAEIAAEYERDKTAAGERHAATARASRPTEEAKAEAWASVVESDKLPNAVQEAVIGGFVQADQRELLAPYTDKYFAVVKEIWDGRSHEIAQQIATGLYPGIHIAEETLAKTDEWLAAAEPNAALRRLVSESRSGVERALKAQAADARSATA, encoded by the coding sequence GTGCCTGGCACAAACCTGACCCGCGAAGAGGCGCAGCAGCGGGCGAAGCTGCTCACCGTTGACTCGTACGAGGTCGATCTCGACCTCTCCGGCGCGCAGGAGGGCGGCACCTACCGGTCCGTGACCACGGTGCGCTTCGACTCCGCCGAGACCGGCGCCGAGTCGTTCATCGACCTGGTCGCCCCGGCCGTCCACGAAGTCACCCTCAACGGCGACCCGCTCGACCCGGCCGCGGTCTTCAAGGACTCGCGGATCGCGCTGCCGGGCCTCCTGGAGGGACGCAACGTCGTCCGCGTCGTGGCCGACTGCGCCTACACCAACACCGGTGAGGGTCTGCACCGGTTCGTCGACCCGGTCGACGAGCAGGCCTACCTGTACACCCAGTTCGAGGTGCCGGACGCGCGCCGCGTCTTCGCGTCCTTCGAGCAGCCCGACCTCAAGGCCACCTTCCAGTTCACGGTGAAGGCGCCGACCGGCTGGACGGTCATCTCCAACTCGCCGACCCCGGAGCCCAAGGACGACGTCTGGGTCTTCGAGCCGACGCCGCGGATCTCGACGTACATCACCGCGCTGATCGTCGGCCCGTACCACTCCGTGCACAGCGTGTACGAGAAGGACGGCCAGTCCGTGCCGCTCGGCATCTACTGCCGCCCCTCGCTCGCCGAGTTCCTCGACTCCGACGCCATCTTCGAGGTCACGCGGCAGGGCTTCGACTGGTTCCAGGAGAAGTTCGACTACGCGTACCCGTTCACCAAGTACGACCAGCTCTTCGTGCCCGAGTTCAACGCGGGCGCGATGGAGAACGCGGGCGCGGTCACCATCCGCGACCAGTACGTCTTCCGCTCCAAGGTCACCGACGCCGCCTACGAGCTGCGTGCCGAGACGATCCTGCACGAGCTCGCGCACATGTGGTTCGGCGACCTCGTGACCATGGAGTGGTGGAACGACCTCTGGCTCAACGAGTCGTTCGCCACCTACACCTCCATCGCCTGTCAGGCCTACCACCCCGACAGCCGCTGGCCGCACTCGTGGACCACCTTCGCCAACTCCATGAAGACGTGGGCCTACCGGCAGGACCAGCTGCCCTCCACCCACCCGATCATGGCCGAGATCCGCGACCTCGACGACGTGCTCGTCAACTTCGACGGCATCACGTACGCCAAGGGCGCCTCCGTCCTCAAGCAGCTCGTCGCCTACGTCGGCATGGACGAGTTCTTCCGCGGCGTCCAGGCCTACTTCAAGGCCCACGCGTTCGGGAACACGCGCCTGTCCGACCTGCTCGGCGCCCTGGAGGAGACCTCCGGACGCGACCTCGGCACCTGGTCGCAGAAGTGGCTCCAGACCGCCGGCATCAACATCCTGCGCCCGGAGATCGAGACCGACGCCCACGGCGTCATCACCTCCTTCGCCGTCCGCCAGGAGGCCCCGGCCCTGCCCGCCGGAGCCCAGGGCGAGCCCACGCTGCGCCCGCACCGCATCGCGGTCGGCCTCTACGACCTCGACGCCGACAGCGGGAAGCTGGTGCGCGACGAGCGCATCGAGCTGGACGTGGACGGCGAGCTGACCACCGTGGCCCAGCTCGTGGGCAAGCGCCGCCCCGCCGTGATCCTGCTCAACGACGACGACCTGTCGTACGCCAAGGTCCGCCTCGACGAGGACTCCCTGGCGTTCGTCACCGAGCACCTCGGCGACTTCGCGTCCTCCCTGCCGCGCGCCCTGTGCTGGGCCTCGGCCTGGGACATGACCCGCGACGCCGAACTCGCCGCCCGCGACTACCTGGCCCTGGTGCTGTCCGGCATCGGCAAGGAGTCCGACATCGGCGTCGTGCAGTCGCTGCACCGGCAGGTCAAGCTCGCGATCGAGCTGTACGCCGACCCGACCGCCCGCGAGGCGCTGCTGACCCGCTGGACCGACGCCACGCTCGCCCACCTGCACGCGGCCGAGGCCGGCGGCGACCACCAGCTGGCCTGGGCGCGCGCCTTCGCGCTGACCGCGCGCACCCCGGACCAGCTGGACCTCCTGGAGGCGCTGCTCGAAGGCCGCGAGACCATCGAGGGCCTCGCCGTCGACACCGAGCTGCGCTGGGCGTTCGTCCAGCGGCTCGCGGCCGTCGGACGCTTCGACGAGGCGGAGATCGCCGCCGAGTACGAGCGCGACAAGACGGCCGCCGGTGAGCGGCACGCGGCCACCGCCCGTGCCTCGCGTCCCACCGAGGAGGCGAAGGCGGAGGCGTGGGCCTCGGTCGTCGAGTCCGACAAGCTCCCGAACGCCGTGCAGGAAGCGGTCATCGGCGGCTTCGTGCAGGCCGACCAGCGTGAGCTGCTCGCCCCGTACACGGACAAGTACTTCGCCGTGGTCAAGGAGATCTGGGACGGCCGTTCGCACGAGATCGCCCAGCAGATCGCGACCGGCCTCTACCCGGGCATCCACATCGCCGAGGAGACCCTCGCCAAGACGGACGAGTGGCTCGCAGCGGCCGAGCCCAACGCCGCGCTGCGGCGGCTCGTCTCGGAGTCCCGCTCCGGCGTCGAGCGGGCCCTGAAGGCGCAGGCGGCGGACGCGCGGTCGGCGACCGCCTAG